One window of the Candidatus Jettenia sp. genome contains the following:
- a CDS encoding NAD(P)H-binding protein, which translates to MEASDELHIVTGAFGYTGKYITQKLLSLGKKVRTITGHPTRLNPFGNRVSAVPFNFDNQDELIRNLRGAATLYNTYWIRFSRGEVTFDTAVANTKILMKAAEEAHIRRVVHISITNASEESPFAYFRGKGILEKVISQSKLSYAIIRPTVLFGHEDILINNIAWILRHFPLFAIAGSGNYKLQPVFVEDVANIAVEAGQHGENMIIDAVGPNIYSFNEMVRLIANKIHSKAIVVHLKPNTVLFFSKLIGYIVNDVILTEDEIYGLMSNLLISKNPSTGHVRLSDWLTYNADIIGTKYASELRRHYR; encoded by the coding sequence ATGGAAGCCTCTGACGAATTACATATAGTGACAGGTGCATTTGGCTATACCGGTAAATATATAACCCAAAAACTCCTTTCTCTGGGGAAAAAGGTCAGAACCATTACCGGACATCCCACACGTTTAAACCCTTTTGGGAATAGGGTAAGTGCTGTACCGTTCAACTTCGACAATCAAGACGAACTGATCAGAAATTTGCGAGGAGCTGCGACCCTGTACAATACCTACTGGATTCGTTTCTCACGTGGTGAAGTTACCTTCGATACAGCCGTTGCGAATACGAAGATCCTCATGAAAGCAGCAGAAGAGGCGCATATCCGCAGGGTTGTGCATATCAGCATCACAAACGCCTCTGAGGAATCCCCTTTCGCCTATTTTCGGGGAAAGGGAATTCTTGAGAAGGTCATAAGTCAGTCAAAATTATCCTATGCTATCATCCGGCCAACGGTACTCTTCGGGCACGAGGATATCCTTATCAACAATATAGCCTGGATCCTTCGTCATTTTCCCCTATTTGCTATTGCTGGATCGGGAAATTATAAACTACAACCCGTGTTTGTGGAAGATGTGGCAAATATCGCCGTGGAGGCCGGTCAACATGGAGAAAATATGATTATAGATGCAGTCGGTCCAAATATTTATTCCTTCAATGAAATGGTTAGGCTCATTGCCAACAAGATCCACAGCAAGGCAATCGTTGTCCACCTGAAACCGAATACGGTACTTTTTTTCTCAAAATTAATTGGCTACATAGTTAACGATGTGATATTAACCGAAGATGAAATCTATGGGCTGATGTCGAATCTTCTTATCTCAAAAAATCCGTCAACAGGCCACGTGCGATTGAGTGATTGGTTAACGTATAACGCCGATATTATTGGCACCAAATACGCCTCTGAACTACGCCGGCACTACCGTTAG
- a CDS encoding pyridoxamine 5'-phosphate oxidase family protein: MIPEKLLEIMKQDGVVAIATLGKDGPHMVNTWNNYIRISPDGRLFIPAGYMYKTEANIAYNPNVLITLGSSKVKGLHGAGAGFLIKGKAAFITSGPDFDFMKTKFSWLRATLAVTIDSATQTW, from the coding sequence ATGATCCCGGAAAAACTGCTTGAAATTATGAAACAGGATGGGGTTGTTGCCATTGCGACCCTGGGAAAGGATGGGCCGCATATGGTCAACACATGGAATAACTACATCAGAATATCACCAGACGGACGATTGTTCATTCCTGCAGGTTACATGTATAAGACAGAGGCTAACATTGCCTATAACCCCAATGTGCTGATTACGTTGGGAAGCAGCAAGGTTAAGGGCTTGCACGGGGCAGGCGCCGGTTTTTTGATCAAGGGAAAGGCGGCCTTTATAACATCCGGACCTGATTTTGATTTCATGAAGACAAAGTTCAGTTGGCTGCGAGCCACCCTGGCCGTTACCATCGATTCCGCTACTCAAACCTGGTGA
- a CDS encoding ATP-binding cassette domain-containing protein has translation MFSGTIYENIIFGKPNATREEVSLAAISANAHNFICKLPKGYQTEIGEDGLKLSGGQRQRVALARAFLKNAPILILDEATSSLDSEAENLIQQALKRLMQNRTTIIIAHRLSTIQSADIIVVFDGGRIVEVGSHQELLELYGLYHRLHEEQFHKMFIGSVG, from the coding sequence TTGTTTTCCGGAACAATTTATGAGAATATTATATTCGGCAAACCCAATGCTACGAGAGAAGAAGTCTCCCTTGCAGCTATTTCTGCTAATGCCCATAATTTTATCTGCAAACTGCCAAAAGGATATCAAACAGAAATTGGTGAAGACGGCCTGAAACTTTCAGGTGGGCAGAGACAGCGCGTTGCACTGGCACGGGCTTTTTTAAAAAATGCGCCAATCCTGATTCTCGATGAAGCAACTTCTTCCCTGGATTCCGAAGCGGAGAATCTGATTCAGCAGGCATTAAAAAGATTAATGCAAAACCGAACAACCATAATCATAGCCCATCGACTCTCTACTATTCAGTCGGCAGATATAATTGTTGTCTTTGATGGCGGAAGAATCGTAGAAGTTGGAAGTCATCAAGAATTGTTGGAGTTGTACGGACTCTACCATCGGCTTCATGAAGAGCAATTTCATAAGATGTTTATAGGGTCTGTCGGATAA